The proteins below are encoded in one region of Triticum aestivum cultivar Chinese Spring chromosome 1B, IWGSC CS RefSeq v2.1, whole genome shotgun sequence:
- the LOC123091795 gene encoding cytochrome c-type biogenesis protein CcmE homolog, mitochondrial, with protein sequence MAFSRLLPSRRLLSALLHTPTPIPAARVTGAAAATATLSAHTLHPARFFSATRRLGPGAPRQRAADIGARARQLQSRRLWTYALTFGCAAGFVVTVLATFQDQLVFYLTPTDALARFATDPSKTRCRLGGLVLEGSVAHPSSSSSEIEFVVTDLVTDVLVRYEGALPDLFREGHSVVVEGFLKPLTDDLRRDWAGRKVSDKALEGQCFLRGTEVLAKHDEKYMPKEVGEAIERNKKQIEADAAAAAAEENAAVAVDGAKANS encoded by the coding sequence ATGGCCTTCTCGCGCCttctcccctcccgccgcctcctctccgccctcctccacaccccgaccccgatcccCGCCGCGCGCgtcaccggcgccgccgccgccaccgccaccctgtcCGCCCACACCCTCCATCCCGCGCGCTTCTTCTCCGCGACGAGGCGGCTCGGGCCGGGCGCCCCGCGGCAGCGTGCGGCGGACATCGGCGCGCGGGCGCGGCAGCTGCAGAGCCGGCGCCTCTGGACCTACGCGCTCACCTTCGGCTGCGCGGCCGGGTTCGTGGTCACCGTGCTCGCCACGTTCCAGGACCAGCTCGTCTTCTACCTCACCCCCACCGACGCGCTCGCGCGCTTCGCCACCGACCCCTCCAAGACCCGCTGCCGGCTCGGCGGGCTCGTCCTCGAGGGCTCCGTCGCccatccctcttcctcctcctccgagaTCGAGTTCGTCGTCACCGACCTCGTCACCGACGTCCTCGTCCGCTACGAGGGCGCCCTCCCCGACCTCTTCCGCGAGGGCCACTCCGTCGTCGTCGAGGGGTTCCTCAAGCCACTGACGGACGATCTCCGCCGCGACTGGGCGGGGAGAAAGGTCTCCGATAAGGCGCTGGAGGGCCAGTGCTTCTTGCGTGGCACGGAGGTGCTCGCCAAGCACGACGAGAAGTACATGCCCAAGGAGGTCGGCGAGGCGATCGAGCGCAACAAGAAGCAGATCGAGGCGGAtgcggctgccgccgccgctgagGAGAACGCGGCGGTTGCGGTGGATGGAGCCAAAGCAAACTCGTAA